A single bacterium DNA region contains:
- the xseB gene encoding exodeoxyribonuclease VII small subunit, with protein MAAKSSKAAAQNQEAPEPLSFEGALEQLETTVGRLEEGEMPLEEALELFEKGVGLSRQCTETLEAAERRIEILVADREGADGEWASEPFDDAFEQDEDDDEDPDD; from the coding sequence ATGGCCGCCAAGAGCAGCAAAGCCGCCGCGCAGAATCAGGAGGCCCCCGAGCCCCTCAGCTTCGAGGGTGCCCTCGAGCAGCTGGAGACGACGGTCGGTCGCCTCGAAGAGGGGGAGATGCCCCTCGAAGAGGCGCTCGAGCTCTTCGAGAAGGGCGTGGGGCTGTCTCGGCAGTGCACGGAGACCCTCGAGGCCGCGGAGAGGCGGATCGAAATCCTGGTGGCGGACCGGGAGGGCGCCGACGGCGAGTGGGCGAGCGAGCCCTTCGACGATGCCTTCGAGCAGGACGAGGACGATGACGAAGATCCCGACGACTGA
- a CDS encoding polyprenyl synthetase family protein, which yields MDVAAYMAERIPLVDRAIEARLDGLASGEAPIPANLAGAMRHLLFPGGKRLRPVMALAAAEAVGGPAEAALPLGVAVELVHTYSLIHDDLPCMDDDDLRRGRPTVHKAFDEATAVLAGDALLTEAFSVLSEDAHAADAQIRLDVVGLLSRSSGALGLVGGQVDDLAFEAAGGDTGGTSAGFLASIHARKTAALFRASIEGGAMLAGANAGQREALERFSRDVGIGFQIADDVLDADSGEAASILRLQGIDDAKHGAEGLLDRALGEIDGWGEAAEPLRALARFAIRRER from the coding sequence GTGGATGTCGCAGCGTACATGGCGGAACGGATTCCGCTGGTCGATCGCGCGATCGAAGCGCGCCTCGATGGCCTCGCGAGCGGGGAGGCGCCGATCCCGGCGAACCTCGCCGGCGCGATGCGGCACCTGCTCTTCCCGGGCGGCAAGCGGCTGCGGCCCGTCATGGCGCTCGCTGCGGCCGAGGCCGTCGGAGGGCCCGCAGAGGCGGCGCTTCCGCTCGGCGTCGCGGTCGAGCTCGTCCACACGTATTCGCTGATCCACGACGACCTGCCCTGCATGGACGACGACGATCTGCGGCGGGGTCGGCCGACGGTCCACAAGGCCTTCGACGAGGCGACGGCGGTCCTGGCCGGTGATGCGCTCCTGACCGAGGCCTTCTCGGTCCTGTCGGAGGACGCGCACGCCGCCGATGCGCAGATCCGCCTCGACGTGGTCGGGCTGCTCTCGCGCTCGTCCGGCGCGCTCGGGCTGGTCGGCGGACAGGTCGACGATCTCGCCTTCGAAGCGGCGGGCGGGGACACGGGGGGAACCTCCGCGGGCTTCCTCGCGTCCATCCATGCGCGCAAGACCGCCGCGCTCTTCCGTGCCTCGATCGAGGGCGGGGCGATGCTGGCGGGCGCCAACGCCGGGCAGCGCGAGGCGCTCGAGCGCTTCTCGCGGGACGTCGGCATCGGCTTCCAGATCGCTGACGACGTGCTCGATGCGGACTCGGGCGAGGCAGCGAGTATCCTCCGGCTCCAGGGGATCGACGACGCGAAGCACGGTGCAGAAGGGCTGCTCGACCGGGCCCTCGGCGAGATCGATGGGTGGGGCGAGGCGGCGGAGCCGCTGCGGGCGCTGGCGCGCTTCGCGATCCGGAGAGAACGATGA
- a CDS encoding TlyA family RNA methyltransferase: MAPAAARGERLDERVVREGLAESRSAAQALILAGRVLVDDTPMDKAGTRIAPEKSVRLKGGARAFVSRGGDKLASALDHFGFDPTGLRALDVGASTGGFTDCLLKRGASHVCAIDVGHSQMHSRLRLDPRVDVHERVNARHLDPAEFPGPFDLFVVDVSFISLTLVLPAIDACAPAADGLLLVKPQFEVGRDHVGKGGVVRDDARRAEAVDAVAAAAASLGRRELGRVDSAVPGPKGNREIFLWISGAGDDEGAGG, from the coding sequence TTGGCGCCCGCCGCCGCCCGGGGTGAGCGACTCGACGAGCGGGTCGTCCGCGAAGGCCTCGCCGAGAGTCGGAGCGCGGCGCAGGCGCTGATCCTCGCGGGCCGGGTCCTCGTCGACGACACGCCCATGGACAAGGCGGGGACGCGGATCGCGCCGGAGAAGTCCGTGCGCCTCAAGGGCGGCGCCCGCGCCTTCGTCTCTCGCGGTGGCGACAAGCTCGCCTCCGCCCTCGACCATTTCGGCTTCGACCCGACCGGTCTGCGCGCTCTCGACGTCGGCGCCTCCACCGGGGGCTTCACCGACTGCCTGCTGAAGCGGGGGGCGTCCCACGTCTGCGCGATCGACGTCGGGCACTCCCAGATGCACTCCCGGCTCCGGCTCGATCCGCGGGTCGACGTCCACGAGCGGGTGAACGCGCGGCACCTCGACCCGGCCGAGTTCCCGGGGCCCTTCGATCTCTTCGTCGTCGACGTTTCCTTCATCTCCCTCACGCTGGTCCTGCCCGCGATCGATGCCTGCGCGCCGGCTGCCGACGGCCTGCTCCTCGTGAAGCCCCAGTTCGAGGTCGGGCGCGATCACGTGGGGAAGGGCGGGGTGGTTCGCGACGACGCGCGGAGGGCCGAGGCCGTGGACGCGGTCGCGGCCGCAGCGGCCTCCCTCGGCCGCCGGGAGCTCGGGCGCGTGGACAGCGCCGTGCCCGGTCCCAAGGGCAACCGCGAGATCTTCCTCTGGATATCCGGCGCCGGGGACGATGAAGGGGCAGGGGGTTGA
- the dxs gene encoding 1-deoxy-D-xylulose-5-phosphate synthase, with amino-acid sequence MSDANETRPLLHEIERPSDLRKLPRDKVEQVASEIRHEILSRVSQTGGHLASSLGAVELITAIHYVFDTPSDRLILDVGHQGYPHKMLTGRREDFETIGQRGGMSKFLRRTESEFDHFGAGHAGTSISAALGMARAKFHQGEDGVVIALIGDGSMTAGMAFEALNHAGHLDENNLIVVLNDNEMSIDPNVGALSSYLSRKLSAPMVRRMKGWAREFLDGLPGDMLHWARKAEESVKTFFTPGMLFEALGFRYVGPIQGHRMDIVLETMENVKELVANGGGPVLIHAMTEKGHGYAPAEADPLKYHGVGQFDVESGKFAPKKAAPPTYTNVFSDTLIRLAREDERIVAITAAMASGTGLDKFQRKLPKRFYDVGIAEQHAVTFAAGLAAEGMKPVAAIYSTFLQRAFDQVVHDVCLQNLDVTFALDRAGLVGADGATHQGLFDYAYLRTLPNAVVMAPKDENELQHLLATAIKYPGPSAIRFPRGSGIGTALDPDVKEIAMGEAELLRDGDDVALIAIGNTVHPAVEAAGELASEGISSAVLNARFVKPLDRERILDLARRVRTVVTIEEHSAMGGFGSAVLELLAEEGIRTPVRTLGIPDKLIEHGESAATLGLASPDIAAAARALVAAAD; translated from the coding sequence ATGAGCGACGCAAACGAGACGCGACCGCTGCTCCACGAGATCGAGCGCCCGTCCGATCTGCGCAAGCTTCCGCGCGACAAGGTCGAGCAGGTGGCCTCCGAGATCCGCCACGAGATCCTCTCACGGGTTTCGCAGACCGGCGGCCATCTGGCGTCGAGCCTCGGCGCCGTCGAGCTGATTACGGCGATCCACTACGTCTTCGACACGCCGAGCGATCGGCTGATCCTCGACGTCGGTCACCAGGGCTACCCGCACAAGATGCTGACGGGCCGGCGCGAGGACTTCGAGACGATCGGCCAGCGCGGGGGCATGTCCAAGTTCCTGCGCCGGACCGAGTCCGAGTTCGACCATTTCGGCGCCGGCCACGCGGGGACGTCGATCTCGGCGGCCCTCGGGATGGCGCGCGCGAAGTTCCACCAGGGCGAGGACGGCGTGGTCATCGCCCTGATCGGCGACGGCTCGATGACCGCGGGCATGGCCTTCGAGGCCCTGAACCACGCGGGTCACCTCGACGAGAACAACCTGATCGTCGTCCTGAACGACAACGAGATGTCGATCGATCCGAACGTCGGCGCGCTCTCCTCCTACCTCTCGAGAAAGCTCTCGGCGCCGATGGTCCGCCGCATGAAGGGCTGGGCGCGCGAGTTCCTCGACGGCCTCCCTGGCGACATGCTCCACTGGGCCCGGAAGGCCGAGGAGTCGGTCAAGACCTTCTTCACCCCCGGCATGCTCTTCGAGGCCCTCGGTTTCCGCTACGTCGGTCCGATCCAGGGACATCGCATGGACATCGTCCTCGAGACGATGGAGAACGTGAAGGAGCTCGTCGCGAACGGCGGCGGTCCCGTCTTGATCCACGCGATGACCGAGAAGGGCCACGGCTACGCGCCGGCCGAGGCCGACCCGCTCAAGTACCACGGCGTCGGCCAGTTCGACGTGGAGAGCGGAAAGTTCGCGCCCAAGAAGGCGGCGCCGCCGACCTACACGAACGTCTTCTCGGACACGCTGATCCGGCTCGCGCGCGAGGACGAGCGGATCGTCGCGATCACCGCGGCGATGGCCTCGGGCACCGGCCTCGACAAGTTCCAGCGAAAGCTTCCGAAGCGCTTCTACGACGTCGGAATCGCCGAGCAGCACGCGGTCACGTTCGCTGCGGGTCTTGCCGCCGAGGGCATGAAGCCCGTCGCGGCGATCTACTCGACCTTTCTCCAGCGGGCCTTCGACCAGGTCGTGCACGACGTCTGCCTGCAGAACCTCGACGTGACCTTCGCCCTCGACCGGGCCGGGCTCGTGGGTGCCGACGGCGCGACCCACCAGGGACTCTTCGACTACGCCTACCTGCGAACGCTGCCGAACGCGGTCGTAATGGCTCCGAAGGACGAGAACGAGCTCCAGCACCTGCTCGCGACCGCGATCAAGTACCCGGGCCCGTCGGCGATCCGCTTCCCGCGCGGCTCGGGGATCGGGACGGCGCTCGATCCCGACGTCAAGGAGATCGCCATGGGCGAGGCGGAGCTCCTGCGAGACGGCGACGACGTCGCGCTGATCGCGATCGGCAACACCGTCCATCCGGCGGTCGAGGCGGCCGGTGAGCTCGCGAGCGAAGGCATTTCGAGCGCGGTCCTCAATGCGCGCTTCGTGAAGCCGCTCGACCGCGAACGGATCCTCGACCTGGCCCGCCGCGTCCGCACCGTCGTCACCATCGAGGAACACAGCGCGATGGGTGGCTTCGGGAGCGCGGTGCTCGAGCTGCTGGCCGAGGAAGGGATCCGGACGCCGGTCCGGACCCTCGGCATCCCGGACAAGCTGATCGAGCACGGCGAATCCGCCGCGACCCTCGGGCTCGCCTCGCCGGACATCGCCGCCGCCGCCCGCGCCCTCGTCGCGGCCGCGGACTGA
- a CDS encoding iron-sulfur cluster assembly accessory protein, with protein MIDVTTEAAAQIRTLLAEDDKLETHGLRMKVIGGGCSGLQYQLSFDDVVRDVDAEIEAEGVKVIVDEKSALYLVGSVLDFVDTLQESGFKIENPNASNTCGCGSSFAA; from the coding sequence ATGATCGACGTGACGACGGAAGCGGCCGCGCAGATTCGAACGCTGCTCGCCGAGGACGACAAGCTCGAGACTCATGGCCTCCGCATGAAGGTGATCGGCGGCGGCTGCTCCGGACTCCAGTACCAGCTCTCCTTCGACGACGTCGTGCGCGACGTCGACGCGGAGATCGAGGCCGAGGGCGTCAAGGTGATCGTCGACGAGAAGAGTGCGCTCTACCTGGTCGGCTCGGTCCTCGACTTCGTCGATACGCTCCAGGAGTCGGGCTTCAAGATCGAGAACCCGAACGCCTCCAACACCTGCGGATGCGGCTCTTCTTTCGCCGCCTGA